The sequence TGCAATCGAGGCAGATGGGGCACATCGTTTTGGCCAAATATTCCTCAGTATCATCATCGTTTCCAATTTGATCGAGAATCTGAGCAAATTCTACAACCGGAAGCCTCTTCTTGATGCATGCTGTTATGAGGTGCAACGGCACTGAGACTGGACATGGACACATACCATCCATCACAACAATATAATTTGGAGACCGGCTTTGGCTTTCTGAATGATCACTCCCACTGCCACTACTATATTCTTCCAATTCCGAATTTGGATTGTGCTTGTGCAGACCCAGATGAGTCCGCGCCATCATAATCATCATCTTCAAATATATCAGGATTCTTGCACCCATGCACCTTGGTATGTACAGAATGTCCCCATAAATCAACCCCATGATCGAAAGAAGAAGTTGGTGAGCTGTTGGATATttatcctaatatatatatatatatatatatggttgagATTTTAGGCACAAAATGAGAGagatcagagagagagagagagagagagagagagagagatggctttgaagaaaatggaggtGGTGCTGGTGATCGGGGTgagttattttaaaaacttatgGAGGTATTTCATATTTGAAGGAGGGTGGGGGGTCAATAATTTGACCAACGAGCTACGTACTTCTCGGATGGTTTCCTACTCTTTTCACATTTCCCTtcggaaattaattaattaattaattctttgaaGTTGACATAGACTGtactttataattatataatacctAGCTGAGTATCAGTACGTTTTTGCTAATCAAGCCATCACTTTTGACCTTCCGATTATTATTCCCCTAGACATTATACCAGAAAGccttcattttaattatttaaaaaaaaaaatcaatttcaggCAATATAATATTCCCCAACGACAACGACGTTGTACGTATTAGCAGCCAGGGAAAGTCTTTTGCCAACCTGAAGTAGAGAGAATAGTTCATATTTAAGAATTGTCTGACTTTTGAATT comes from Ziziphus jujuba cultivar Dongzao chromosome 6, ASM3175591v1 and encodes:
- the LOC112489171 gene encoding RING-H2 finger protein ATL74-like, which produces MGLIYGDILYIPRCMGARILIYLKMMIMMARTHLGLHKHNPNSELEEYSSGSGSDHSESQSRSPNYIVVMDGMCPCPVSVPLHLITACIKKRLPVVEFAQILDQIGNDDDTEEYLAKTMCPICLDCIERSHEIRNLSNCDHIFHRDCLDCWVDEGQLTCPLCRSMLFPAAHGQRTILQEIHSMNIINN